The Vespula pensylvanica isolate Volc-1 chromosome 24, ASM1446617v1, whole genome shotgun sequence genome includes the window CATTGATCTAGAGGCTCTTCTACCAACCAGACGCTTTTTTAATACTGTGATGGATGATTGCCATTTGGTAGTACGCTGTCAACTATCTAATTTGTTGCATCGGCCAGAAGGTGGACTATTTGGTCAGGTAagttttagaaatataatatcaggATATAAGTAGAGTATGTAAGATAGTATATTTAATTGTGAGTATGCATGaatatttatgagaaataattctctttttatacaaaaattgccatattatacaaacaaatattacataaatattttgagaACATATAGGTTTCATAATTAACTTTAACTATATACCAAACATAGGTATTAATACTTTACtaggtaatatatatttataaagttgtattatattattaattaatacacacTCTGATTATATACACAAATCTATTTGATTTAAGGCACATACAATTTACAAGATATCAAATATCATAACACTATTTAagatttattgatattaaacatTAGATATGTCTTATTTGGACATTCAGTCagagttatttataaaatataacataaatgcACTTTAATAACCTGCATTTATTGCTGTCATCTCTTCTCCCCAATCAAGGCCTTCAATATTATCTCCAGTATTACAACAATTGCATGTTTTTCCAAGTAAAAATGTGACTCTTTTTTGAccaaatacacatatataaagtaCAAAAATTGCTTGTaacaaattaacaataatGTGGCAATATGCTAAAGCTTCATATTTTAATCCTGACAGTAATAAAGATATCCAACTAATGCTCATTATTgtaaacagaaaaacaaacattCTGAAGctgtatttcattttatgatGAATTCTGCCATATGTACTCATTCTTTTAATCCTGTTTGCTGTTGTTAAAACAAAGCAAAAGTCAACTATTATTGTAAGAGCAATAGACATAAATAATACTGAAAGAGCTAGCCAGCCAACAGTTTCTTGAGCAGGGTATACTGTACCACCTATAGAGGGTTTATCAGTTTCTAATGCAAAATGAGCAAAAATAGCCGTTGCAGCAATAGTAATGGTTGATCCCCAAACATATGTGGAGTAGTAACAATATTTTCTCCCATCAGTTATACGCAAAAATACATTACGAGATCTGAATGTATTCCAAACATAATAGCCCAAAGCATTGAGCCAAAAGAAAGCTGCTAATAAAGACACATATGCGACTGTATctgaaaaaatcaaagaaaatcaaataaaaatttgattttattgaaattctgCATTTAGTTGGTTTTTAACTCACCAGCTATCATAAAGCTAACATGACTACCAAGTTCAGTGAATATTCTTACTGTTGAGGCACATTGATTCGTTATAAGGCACAGTGTCATAGTAGTTATCATATTACCTACAAGATCTCGTAATTGCggtaaaacaaaataaattactgCGACAATAAGATATGCTGCTATAGATATGGCATGAAAGGCAGGATCAATAGCATGTTTCATCAAGTAATTGGCATCTGTCCACTGAACAGGTACCTCAGGCACACATATCATAGCATAGGTAGCAACTAAATGATCTCTACTTAAGATAGCTTTATCTGCACAATATTTCCCAAAAGAATAATCATAGTGAATAGAtttctcatcttcttcgtcatcAAATCTGAATGATTCTACGACTTCTTCGCCATTTCtgcttgtttctttctttagatcATCGATATAATGTCTAAGTTTGCCAAAGGGTAATACAATAGCCAATCTATCTGGTCCAGaaggataataatatacatgcCATTGATGTTCATTACTATGACATTTAGGTAATCCAAAACGATAATCTGGAGTAACTTGAGTTCGTAACAAAAGGTCGGAGTCTTTGTCTTCGGTATATTCCGGTTGCCAtggtttcgtttcgtttgtaACCGATAATGGTGTGCACGTGTCGTCCAGAAGAAGTTCACTGAGTTCGCAACACTTTGCGATCTTTACTGTATTTATTTTGGCATTTGCATTTCCACCGGCGAATCCTGAATGACTCGCTAGGAATGATACGAGAAGAAATGCCGTTGCAAGATGCATGTCACTCTCGTATtactcccttctctctctctctctctctctcttcctttctcctctctctcacacaccaAAGGCGTGCgtactttctatctttctcacttttgctattctttctttcttcctctattaTCATCACCTTTGTTCCTTTCGTGTCCTTCcattaatttaacattttcaacGTGTAATAAGTTTTTCGGAGACGTTGCtcggaaatatatatgtaaattgatGAAATATTGATTTCCACTCTCTCTTACAGGACGTTTAAGGTCTGTACACACGTACGCGCGAATAAGGCAATACATTGGAATCATCTTCGCTTTGCCATACCTGTCGCTAGTACTGCTCGTAGACAAAACCGCTTGCAAAGAAGCCTACCCCTGCCCATCCATACtcgtcttctccttctcctacttctccttttctttatctctaccCATTCTTGTTTCCCCTTGCGCTCTTCTatactttatctctcttatataCTATCCTAGTTCCCCCTCTATACGtttaatttattctctctctctctctctctctctctctctctctctctctctctctctctgtctctctcactctctttctcccccttctTATACCTTCTGTATATGCTTCTGTACgttgtgtgtgcgcgtgcgcgTGCGTGCGCATAAGAAGCTGCACACTATTGCAAAAAATTTAAGATCAGTTCATACTGAACACATCTTAACGGAATTTCATTTAAAGTCAAATACAAATTTGTTGAATGAACGAAAATGTCAAAGAATTAGACATTTTTTGATTAATCGCTATTAATCtattttctgatttttctaTATCTGCGCTGTTACTTCCTTATACGATGATTCATGCGTTTGTCATGCTTGTATTACTGTTCCAGGTattccgtaaaaaaaaaaaaaaagaaataagtaaatgaTGATCGCTTGTAAAACGTGCGAATGGATGCGATAAGAAATGTTTTGTAAATATCCTTTAACGTCGATATGTTTTAATTGTCGAtaagttagaaaagaaaacaaatggtATTTGCATTATGTGTGAACGATGCTTAAAAACGAATGAAGTATCTTCCGTGACTAGattaaatcgttttttatcatattaacGGAGTGTGTCTTCTTCGTTGATGCGCGGGTAACTCTTCTCTCGCATACCTCTTTGTTAATGGGTAGTACAAACGCTTCCTTTTTGCAACGTTTCGTAAATGATACTTATGCGACTATAGCAATGCAGAACGTTTCATAGTCAATACATATAATCGCTTATGCATCAATAAGATCTAATGCGCCAATAATGATTGTATTTTGATACAATGATATTTGATATTGATgtaaaagaaatctttatattgtattacatTTTGATTTGTCTTTAgacaaagatttatttatttatgcatacatataatgttttaatttgtaaaaaaaaatttttttcaaatgaacaATATTCTCATCGTGTTGATGATGAGTCGTTCGATTGTGTCAGAGCTATTGATATTGCTATACGTACAAAGTCCGATTTTATGTATcgcgcgaaagaaaaaaaaatcctcaGTCGATGCTTTGTTTTTTACATtagagaaatttaaatatgattGTCTTTCATTGTCATTTCGTTTCGCTGATACTAATAGTTTTTAAAACAAAAGGTATCAGCACAGAACGAATAGACAGatgtaataaacaatatatgtacttatattttattctcccttttttcgatttttcgtaattacttaatatttaCAGAGATTCCTGtacaataataatcttttcctTTGCTCCAACAgcagagaaaattatattagactACATGAAGAATATGCATGGATTCTAAAGAGATATGcatgattaatttattcgtaatatgaAAAActagatattatttcttctctatgTCCTACGATATTGAGATAATAATTTCCACCTAATGCGATTTTAAAATTTGATAGTTAAATTAGAATGAGATCGTAAATTGATACTATCTTCCTCTCCATGTTTTGAATGGCTCCAGAAAGTTTCTAAGAATATCATAAATGAATGATAATCATAGTCTCTTGTTGAGACAATTCCAATTCTTCTGGTAACACTATCTCATATTCCTCATCTTTGTAGGCTGTCCATGATTTAGGGAAGACTATACCACAAGGTTTCTTTTTCGCCAAAagctttctcactctttttcgtGTTACAaccaaaagaagaaatatgataaaacCTTGCAATGTATTGAGAATATCCGTTGGTATCCTAAACAAAGGAAAACGAACATGAAATAAAAGCCcgaaatagaatgaaaaatcgaGGACACGCTCGAGAGAATATTGCATATCGTGAGGGATTCgcttaatataaagaaaaagaagaagaaagaaaaagaacaaaaaaaaactagaTATTTGATATACCGCGTCACTGtattaaaatacaaagaagaaacgaagaatgtACGCCAAAGgctatattttaataactgCTTGTGCGATTTGTGGGATGTGTGACGTATGTgtgatgtgtgtatgtgtgtgcgtgtgtgtattaatgtatacattttgaaggattattatcatcatcatcatcatcatcatgattattatccattctatattacgaaataaattttatttgcgaGAATATACTAAGATATATAAGggaataagaaatttaattgattcgatatatacataccaatACCACTGAGTTGTGTCAGCAGcgaatgataatatttcaaagatcCATGTGATACCCATAACAAGCATAAGCTTTATATAAAGCAAACATTTAAATCGTAAAGCTCGTAGTTTGTTTCCACTATACTCTCGATATTCATGCCATAATCTCCAACTCGTTAGACCCAAATAGATAACATTTAGTGTCAATAGAAAGGCAATTGGACCATAAAAAAACACCCATACTTCTGCCGTCCCTGAAGAATTCAAAAGAATGATTTCATAAATCAATATCttgatcaatatatatatatatataaaacgggaaagagaaacaaagatacGATTAATGTGAacttaaatagaaatataaagaatttttataacttaCCGTTAAACCAACATCTGTATTCGCCAAAATGAGGTTTCAAGTGAGATCCTTGAATATGATGAGCGACCAATGCTGATATTAGAAAACATGTCGGTACGAACCATCCAAAAACACAATATATAGGAAAGAGTATTCTATCTTTGATCGGAAAGTTTTTGAACCTAAGAATATAATCGTCTTTATTAAATTagttcaaaaaagaaattccttgtaaaaatgtatgaaCTATTTTTCGCTCACCAAACAGTTCGCCAAATATTAAAAGCCACAATGTTCAGCCAAAAGAAGGCGGTTATAAAGGCATAGTAGAGAAAGAATGCTAAagtgaaaaaatgttttattaatattctaaatCTTTAGCatctaaagatatatatatatacacacacacacaatgaatatatgtatatatatacctaatgTAACACACATCGTTATTTCTTCGCTCTCATATTCTTTGATATGTTGTATgcaaagaataatataactgATTGCCAAAGAAGACACCGCGCCCATCATTGCTTTGTCTTGTATTTCCCGAAGTTCGGGAAGGATCAAATAAACTGTCAAAGTagcgattaaaaatatcgcCGATATCACGctgagaataaagaaaagtatgtTTTTCCATAGAGGTGGCTCGTCCATATATGTTTCCTCGAAGCATACGAATGCAGACGGTTTATCGACATGTTCCGTATGCATTATACAAAAgctatgataattaaaatttttttatgagtTTGAATGaaacgttagaaaaagaagaaaaacagagttcaaaaattaaatggaTTGTGAATGAAAACTAATAGAACATTTACTGATCCTGTGATATTTGAATGAGACTTTCGATTTCTGTCAGTACTGTTCCATTCTTCGTTTgagtaatattaaattcttcGAGTTcgccatttattttataaaagccGAGTGTACATTTGATACGAATGTTACTGCCGTCACTGCAATTCCTTCCGGCTACCCACGTCGTACCATTTTGACAGCAATTTATGTCGATGGCTTCGCTTAATAAGCTGGTCCATATCAGCCAATGAAGGCATACTATCCAAACAGGTACTGTAAAAGCGTTAAGCGAAATGAGTTCATACGAGAAATTAATAGGACAACGCGTTATGTTGTGTTCgttatttcaattttcctAATGCAACTGagtaaattgaaaagaattaagtgataaaaagagaaatagtagAAGAGCCATTGAAATGAACGTAGAAAGACACGAGAAACACGTTTCGAATAGCTTATATCATACCATGtgtttttacaatatattaatgCATATTTTGGTAATTAAATGTGCAGGGAGTCATGATTCACGATAATCGCGATTTCCAATAttggaaaatagaaagactATCTGTAGAtttatcttcgataaaaacgataatattGTACTAAGTATTTCGCATATAACGTGCAttcgtaatattaatagacgtgagataaaagagaaatgaatcatatcaaataaatatgaatgaaagatATCGTATTTgtattatgatttataaataatattcgtaaaaatataattattctactTGAGCAGATCATATGATAGTACGATGTTATTTGATCCCAAATCTTGCTTGACGTTAACACAatcatcgatttcttttatcattctaTACGATCTTACAAAATTTGtgcaatcttttttctatatacgcTGATTTCAATGTTTGTGACGTATAATgtctaaatttattattaaacgtgatgtatttcttaatattttcacgAAAAGCTAATcgctttatattttatctgtgcacacattatacatatgtatatgcattaaatatttatgcatattTACAAAGAACGAATTTATGCCATATGATGGgcgtacgtaaatataaaaagacgCACGTCGTTAACAAATGTGTTAATACATATGTCTTTTATCTTTAccaaaagaattaattttcatatataatgtgtatttATTGTctcaaaaatgaaatagaaaaatgatgaGAGCTTACCTTTCATCGATAATAGACAAGGTTTTCCGCTATGATTCATATTCGACAATATTGTTTTCACTTTTCATTACCgcatttcgtttttctctcatcaGAGtattgagaataaaaaaaaaaaaaatagaagaaatcaAAACAGGATGAAACTTTGATCATACAATCGTATCCGTTATTCGTTATATGGCACACGGTTATCAAAGGTCACCATAAATAGATTTATGCGTGAGAAAGTCAACTGTAAAAGGAGTCCAAGAGTAATTCGTCAACGTTAACATTCCTCTTCactaaatattatctatatcacACTATGTGACTTTCGGAGTTTCTCAGgctgaaagaatttttcactcttgaaaatatcaatgtacagaaagagaaagggaaagagaagaagaagatcgagaaagaaaacagaatgaCAAAGCTACCCTGGCTATTCTTGCACTTCTGACTCGACGACTACAGCACTgggataaaaaggaaatgaaaagtcAACGCGAACTatgttctttcatttttttatgtattggAAAATTATAAACGATGTTTTTGATTGTTTCGAAACATTCtactacaaatattttctagatACTTCagatttaaatgtatatttaactttggataatattaaaagtactTCTTGTTTTGAACGTATTATAAAACCAAGAAGAGATCGCTAGAGGAACGTTAACGCACACGCGATACGCACGATACTGAACGATTGTTCGAGCCATCAGACGTTTCTCGCGAACGCCCATAGATAGTAAATACCTACTTCTCGACGACgagttacattttttctttcgatcaagaaagatagataaaaagaaaaaaaaaagaaaataatcaattgaAGCATCTTGTATTCttgatcgatcaaaatttaaatactatattattctttctatttaattattatgaaaattaattatttattcttc containing:
- the LOC122637103 gene encoding probable G-protein coupled receptor Mth-like 5; the protein is MHLATAFLLVSFLASHSGFAGGNANAKINTVKIAKCCELSELLLDDTCTPLSVTNETKPWQPEYTEDKDSDLLLRTQVTPDYRFGLPKCHSNEHQWHVYYYPSGPDRLAIVLPFGKLRHYIDDLKKETSRNGEEVVESFRFDDEEDEKSIHYDYSFGKYCADKAILSRDHLVATYAMICVPEVPVQWTDANYLMKHAIDPAFHAISIAAYLIVAVIYFVLPQLRDLVGNMITTMTLCLITNQCASTVRIFTELGSHVSFMIADTVAYVSLLAAFFWLNALGYYVWNTFRSRNVFLRITDGRKYCYYSTYVWGSTITIAATAIFAHFALETDKPSIGGTVYPAQETVGWLALSVLFMSIALTIIVDFCFVLTTANRIKRMSTYGRIHHKMKYSFRMFVFLFTIMSISWISLLLSGLKYEALAYCHIIVNLLQAIFVLYICVFGQKRVTFLLGKTCNCCNTGDNIEGLDWGEEMTAINAGY
- the LOC122637104 gene encoding probable G-protein coupled receptor Mth-like 3, giving the protein MNHSGKPCLLSMKVPVWIVCLHWLIWTSLLSEAIDINCCQNGTTWVAGRNCSDGSNIRIKCTLGFYKINGELEEFNITQTKNGTVLTEIESLIQISQDHFCIMHTEHVDKPSAFVCFEETYMDEPPLWKNILFFILSVISAIFLIATLTVYLILPELREIQDKAMMGAVSSLAISYIILCIQHIKEYESEEITMCVTLAFFLYYAFITAFFWLNIVAFNIWRTVWFKNFPIKDRILFPIYCVFGWFVPTCFLISALVAHHIQGSHLKPHFGEYRCWFNGTAEVWVFFYGPIAFLLTLNVIYLGLTSWRLWHEYREYSGNKLRALRFKCLLYIKLMLVMGITWIFEILSFAADTTQWYWIPTDILNTLQGFIIFLLLVVTRKRVRKLLAKKKPCGIVFPKSWTAYKDEEYEIVLPEELELSQQETMIIIHL